One part of the Pristiophorus japonicus isolate sPriJap1 chromosome 21, sPriJap1.hap1, whole genome shotgun sequence genome encodes these proteins:
- the rpl27 gene encoding large ribosomal subunit protein eL27 — protein MGKFMKPGKVVLVLAGRYAGRKGVIVKNIDDGTSDRPYSHALVAGIDRYPRKVTAKMGKKKVAKRSKIKSFVKVYNYNHLMPTRYSVDIPLDKTIVNKDVFRDPALKRKARREAKVKFEERYKTGKNKWFFQKLRF, from the exons ATGGGAAAGTTTATGAAACCAGGGAAGGTGGTTCTGGTGCTGGCCGGCCGCTATGCTGGACGCAAAGGTGTCATCGTAAAG AACATCGATGATGGGACCTCTGACAGGCCTTACAGTCATGCCCTTGTTGCTGGTATTGATCGTTACCCTCGTAAAGTGACTGCCAAAATGGGCAAGAAGAAGGTGGCCAAGAGGTCCAAGATCAAGTCCTTTGTGAAAGTGTACAACTACAACCACCTGATGCCAACCAG GTACTCAGTTGACATTCCCCTGGATAAGACTATTGTGAACAAGGATGTTTTTAGGGATCCTGCTTTGAAGCGCAAAGCCAGACGGGAAGCCAAAGTAAAGTTTGAGGAAAG GTACAAGACAGGAAAGAATAAATGGTTCTTCCAGAAGCTTCGATTCTAA